Proteins encoded in a region of the Nicotiana tomentosiformis chromosome 9, ASM39032v3, whole genome shotgun sequence genome:
- the LOC104093839 gene encoding casein kinase 1-like protein 10 isoform X1, translated as MDHVVGGKFKLGRKIGSGSFGELYLGVNVQTGEEVAVKLESTKTKHPQLHYESKLYMLLQGGTGIPHLKWFGVEGEYNAMVIDLLGPSLEDLFNYCNRRFTLKTVLMLADQLINRVEYMHSRGFLHRDIKPDNFLMGLGRKANQGLANWPGMHLVQFLGEMLKIQFVFQVYIIDYGLAKKYRDLQTHKHIPYRENKNLTGTARYASVNTHLGVEQSRRDDLESLGYVLMYFLRGSLPWQGLKAGTKKQKYDKISEKKMLTPIEVLCKSYPSEFISYFHYCRSLRFDDKPDYSYLKRLFRDLFIREGYQFDYVFDWTILKYPQIGSSSRGRQPTGRLPVNPGPSAERAEKIPVRQEIKDRFSGAVEAFTRRNVSGTGLQGDHLRHHRSSEDVPSSKDVQADTERGRVTRTGSTSRRAAVMGSSRPSSSGEPTDNRTGRLGSSSGRISTTQRVQPGFESKSSSFTRATATRGGRDDALRSFELLTIGTGRRK; from the exons ATGGATCATGTGGTGGGTGGCAAGTTTAAGCTAGGCCGAAAGATCGGTAGTGGATCTTTTGGGGAACTTTATTTAG GGGTCAATGTACAAACTGGAGAAGAAGTTGCTGTGAAGCTG GAATCAACTAAAACAAAGCACCCTCAACTTCATTATGAATCAAAGCTGTATATGCTTCTACAAGGAGGAA CTGGAATTCCACACCTCAAGTGGTTTGGCGTTGAAGGTGAATACAATGCCATGGTTATTGACCTTCTTGGGCCAAGTTTGGAAGACTTGTTTAACTATTGCAATAGGAGGTTCACTTTAAAGACAGTGTTAATGCTGGCAGATCAGTTG ATTAATAGGGTTGAATATATGCACTCGAGAGGATTTCTTCACCGTGACATTAAGCCCGACAACTTCTTAATGGGTTTAGGGCGTAAAGCAAATCAG GGTCTAGCCAACTGGCCAGGAATGCATTTGGTTCAATTTCTAGGAGAAATGCTCAAAATCCAGTTTGTTTTCCAG GTATACATCATTGACTACGGTCTTGCCAAGAAGTACAGAGATCTTCAGACGCATAAGCATATACCATACAG GGAAAACAAAAACCTCACGGGAACTGCTCGTTATGCTAGCGTTAACACCCATCTTGGAGTTG AACAAAGCAGAAGAGACGATCTGGAGTCTCTCGGTTATGTGCTTATGTATTTCTTGAGAGGAAG TCTGCCGTGGCAAGGTTTGAAAGCTGGCACCAAAAAGCAGAAATATGATAAGATTAGTGAGAAGAAGATGCTTACACCTATAGAG GTGCTTTGCAAATCCTATCCCTCAGAATTCATATCATATTTCCATTACTGCCGATCACTACGGTTTGATGACAAGCCAGATTACTCATACCTGAAGAGGCTATTCCGAGACCTTTTTATTAGAGAAG GTTATCAATTTGACTATGTATTTGACTGGACTATCTTGAAGTATCCACAGATTGGCTCTAGTTCAAGAGGACGA CAACCTACTGGGAGATTACCTGTGAACCCAGGACCATCTGCTGAAAGAGCAGAAAAGATTCCTG TGAGGCAGGAAATTAAAGATAGGTTTTCTGGTGCTGTTGAGGCGTTTACTAGAAGGAACGTATCTGGAACTGGTTTGCAAGGGGACCATTTGAGACACCACAGATCTTCAGAAGATGTACCATCATCCAAGGATGTG CAAGCTGATACTGAAAGAGGCCGTGTAACTCGGACCGGTAGCACCTCGAGGAGGGCGGCTGTAATGGGAAGCAGCCGACCAAGCTCATCTGGTGAACCCACTGACAATCGCACTGGTCGTTTGGGTTCAAGTAGTGGCCGTATTTCCACTACCCAAAGAGTACAACCTGGATTTGAGTCCAAGTCATCATCTTTTACCCGCGCTACTGCAACAAGAGGCGGTAGGGATGATGCTCTTAGGAGCTTTGAGCTGCTAACTATTGGCACTGGAAGAAGGAAATGA
- the LOC104093941 gene encoding putative pentatricopeptide repeat-containing protein At3g23330 isoform X1 — protein MDSSYENVIKTLLRNPSSIKTKSQAKQLHAQIVKTRGSRSVSLATIILGIYSDLNLLKESLQVFNTFCYVPTKAFKSVIKCYSCNGYFLDSLACFVEMRGFGKLPGQDVFPALIRACTHLKELRVGESVHGCVVRFGMESDLYTGNALMNMYAKLQVSSHDCHVFDKIPQTRRFSSRRSNLVPVLYEETRNELIRSEKSNFDSLNGRRVEKDKRLDNVSKIFQMMPNKDVVSWNTVIGGNVQSGLYEEALDMLREMSNANLKPDCFTLSSILPVFARHVDVTKGKEIHGYANRHGFDKDEFIASSLIDMYATCTRVEDSYRVFDLLPQKDDVSWNTIIAGCVQNGTFDKGLRLFRQMLAANVKPVEVTFSAILPACAHLTTLHLGKQLHAYITRMGFDQNMYIASSLVDMYAKCGKIMTARWIFDRMEVHDSVSWTVITMGYALNGHAREAIILFENMERERIKPNAVAYLAILTACSHAGLVDEGWHYFTSMSKCGVSPDIEHYAAIADLLGRAGRLTEAYKFITDMPIKPTGGIWATLLSACRVHKNVELAEKVAKEMTTADPENMGPYLLLSNMYSAAGRWKDASKLRTNMKKKGMRKPPACSWIEVRNKVHGFVSGDTSHPYYDQIHEALRDLYERLKQEGYAPETSEALHDVDEEQKGDLLYTHSERLAIAFGIISTPAGTTIRITKNLRVCVDCHTAIKFISKIWGREIIVRDNSRFHHFKDGNCSCGDYW, from the coding sequence ATGGATTCTTCCTATGAAAATGTAATCAAAACCCTTTTAAGAAACCCATCATCCATAAAAACAAAGTCACAAGCTAAGCAACTCCATGCCCAAATAGTGAAAACAAGAGGGTCAAGGTCTGTTTCACTTGCCACTATAATTCTTGGCATTTACTCTGACCTTAACCTTTTAAAAGAATCTTTACAAGTTTTTAACACCTTTTGTTATGTACCCACAAAAGCTTTTAAATCTGTTATTAAGTGTTACTCTTGTAATGGCTATTTTCTTGATTCTTTAGCTTGTTTTGTTGAAATGAGAGGTTTTGGAAAGTTACCTGGCCAAGATGTGTTTCCTGCTCTAATAAGAGCTTGTACCCATTTGAAAGAATTGAGGGTTGGTGAATCTGTTCATGGTTGTGTTGTAAGGTTTGGTATGGAATCTGATCTTTATACTGGAAATGCACTCATGAATATGTATGCAAAATTGCAGGTTTCATCACATGATTGccatgtgtttgataaaattccccAGACACGTCGCTTTAGTAGTCGTAGAAGCAATTTAGTACCTGTTTTATATGAGGAAACAAGAAATGAGTTGATAAGAAGTGAAAAAAGCAATTTTGATTCTTTAAATGGGAGGAGAGTGGAAAAGGATAAAAGATTAGATAATGTGAGTAAGATTTTTCAAATGATGCCGAATAAAGATGTTGTTTCGTGGAATACTGTGATTGGTGGGAATGTACAAAGTGGGCTGTATGAGGAAGCTCTGGATATGTTAAGGGAGATGAGCAATGCCAATTTGAAGCCTGACTGTTTCACTCTGTCGAGCATCCTTCCTGTCTTTGCGAGGCACGTAGACGTTACAAAGGGAAAAGAGATTCACGGGTATGCGAATAGACATGGGTTTGACAAAGATGAGTTTATTGCCAGTAGTTTGATTGATATGTACGCGACTTGTACTAGGGTTGAGGATTCTTATAGGGTGTTCGATTTATTACCACAAAAGGATGATGTTTCATGGAACACAATAATAGCAGGATGTGTGCAGAATGGTACTTTCGACAAAGGGCTAAGATTGTTTAGGCAGATGTTAGCTGCTAATGTCAAGCCTGTGGAAGTTACTTTCTCAGCTATACTGCCGGCCTGTGCTCATTTGACCACACTACATCTCGGGAAACAGCTCCACGCATACATAACGAGAATGGGATTTGATCAAAACATGTATATAGCTAGCTCACTCGTGGACATGTATGCCAAATGCGGGAAGATAATGACTGCTAGATGGATTTTCGATAGGATGGAGGTACACGATTCAGTTTCATGGACAGTCATAACCATGGGCTATGCGTTGAATGGACATGCTCGCGAGGCCAttattctatttgaaaatatggAGCGTGAGAGGATAAAGCCCAATGCTGTGGCCTATCTAGCTATTTTAACAGCTTGCAGCCACGCCGGTTTGGTTGATGAAGGTTGGCATTATTTTACAAGTATGAGCAAATGTGGTGTTTCTCCTGACATCGAGCACTACGCTGCTATTGCAGACCTTCTTGGTCGTGCTGGAAGATTAACGGAAGCTTATAAGTTTATCACTGACATGCCTATTAAGCCCACCGGGGGTATTTGGGCTACGCTTTTATCAGCTTGCCGAGTTCACAAAAATGTTGAACTGGCTGAAAAGGTTGCCAAAGAAATGACTACAGCCGATCCCGAGAACATGGGACCTTATCTGCTCTTGTCAAATATGTATTCTGCAGCTGGGAGATGGAAAGATGCATCAAAATTAAGAACTAATATGAAGAAGAAAGGAATGAGGAAACCACCAGCCTGCAGCTGGATAGAAGTAAGAAACAAAGTGCATGGTTTTGTCTCGGGAGACACATCTCACCCATATTATGATCAGATACATGAAGCACTAAGAGATCTTTATGAACGTTTGAAACAAGAAGGTTACGCTCCTGAGACGAGTGAGGCACTACATGATGTTGATGAGGAGCAAAAGGGTGATTTGCTCTATACTCATAGTGAACGGCTTGCAATAGCATTCGGCATTATTAGTACGCCTGCTGGGACAACCATTCGCATAACCAAGAATCTCCGTGTATGTGTAGACTGTCACACAGCCATAAAATTCATATCCAAAATTTGGGGGAGAGAGATAATTGTGAGAGATAATAGTCGATTTCACCATTTCAAAGATGGGAATTGCTCATGTGGAGACTACTGGTGA
- the LOC104093942 gene encoding uncharacterized protein isoform X2, whose translation MYYIPQLNNLIQLLQKYSFFFLSGSFCFGTELPEFTHFEAFLRRNMLEKKLADAEVSEEEQNNLLKYLEKKETEFMRRQRHKMGADDFEPLTMIGKGAFGEVRICKEKATGHVYAMKKLKKSEMLRRGQVEHVKAERNLLAEVDSNCIVKLYCSFQDEEYLYLIMEYLPGGDMMTLLMRKDTLTEDEARFYVGETVLAIESIHKHNYIHRDIKPDNLLLDRNGHMKLSDFGLCKPLDCSNLQEKDFTAASKLSGALQSDGRPAPPSRTQQEQLLHWQKNRRMLAYSTVGTPDYIAPEVLLKKGYGCECDWWSLGAIMYEMLVGYPPFYSDEPMSTCRKIVNWRTHLKFPEEAKLSPEAKDLICKLLCNVEQRLGTRGAGEIKAHPWFKGVEWDKLYQMKAAFIPEVNDELDTQNFEKFEEGDNQIPTAAKSGPWRKMLSSKDVNFMGYTYKNFEIVNDNDVAGMAELKKKSNKAKRPTVKALFSEDSDASNSQPAHGSFLKLLPPHLESSKQAEL comes from the exons GCGCAATATGCTTGAAAAAAAATTAGCTGATGCTGAGGTTTCTGAGGAAGAGCAGAACAATTTACTGAAGTACCTTGAGAAAAAGGAGACAGAATTTATGCGCCGTCAAAGGCATAAAATGGGTGCTGACGATTTTGAGCCTTTGACAATGATAGGAAAGGGTGCATTTGGCGAG GTTAGAATATGTAAGGAGAAGGCAACTGGTCATGTCTACGCCatgaaaaagcttaagaaatCAGAAATGCTTCGTAGAGGCCAG GTTGAACATGTTAAAGCAGAAAGGAATCTGCTTGCTGAAGTTGACAGCAATTGCATTGTTAAGCTATATTGCTCTTTCCAAGATGAGGAGTATCTTTATCTAATAATGGAATATCTTCCTGGTGGAGATATGATGACTTTGCTGATGCGCAAAGATACTTTAACAGAAGACGAGGCCAGGTTTTATGTAGGGGAGACGGTCCTTGCTATAGAATCTATCCATAAACACAATTATATCCACAG AGATATCAAGCCGGATAACTTACTACTAGATAGAAATGGGCACATGAAGTTATCAGATTTTGGATTATGTAAACCACTGGACTGCAGTAATCTTCAGGAAAAGGATTTCACAGCGGCAAGTAAGTTAAGTGGTGCTCTTCAAAGTGATGGACGCCCAGCCCCTCCAAGTCGCACTCAACAGGAGCAACTGTTGCATTGGCAGAAGAATAGGAGGATGCTT GCTTATTCCACCGTTGGGACACCTGACTACATTGCTCCAGAGGTTTTACTGAAGAAAGGATATGGATGTGAATGTGATTG GTGGTCACTTGGTGCTATCATGTATGAAATGCTCGTGGGATATCCACCATTCTATTCCGATGAACCTATGTCCACCTGTAGGAAG ATAGTAAATTGGCGGACTCATCTTAAATTTCCCGAAGAGGCAAAACTATCTCCTGAAGCAAAAGATCTCATATGTAAACTCCTGTGTAATGTAGAACAGAGACTTGGGACCAGGGGTGCTGGTGAAATAAAG GCTCACCCATGGTTCAAAGGTGTTGAATGGGATAAACTTTACCAAATGAAAGCTGCATTTATTCCAGAAGTTAATGACGAGTTGGATACTcagaattttgagaagtttgaagaG GGTGACAATCAAATTCCAACAGCAGCAAAATCAGGTCCTTGGAGGAAG ATGCTTTCCTCAAAGGATGTCAACTTTATGGGCTACACTTACAAAAACTTTGAGATTGTGAATGATAATGATGTTGCTGGAATGG CTGAACTGAAGAAGAAGAGCAACAAAGCTAAGAGGCCAACTGTGAAGGCACTTTTCA GTGAGGATTCGGATGCATCTAACTCTCAACCTGCCCACGGGAGTTTCCTTAAACTGTTACCTCCACACTTGGAATCGTCAAAGCAGGCTGAACTATAG
- the LOC104093839 gene encoding casein kinase 1-like protein 10 isoform X2 — protein sequence MDHVVGGKFKLGRKIGSGSFGELYLGVNVQTGEEVAVKLESTKTKHPQLHYESKLYMLLQGGTGIPHLKWFGVEGEYNAMVIDLLGPSLEDLFNYCNRRFTLKTVLMLADQLINRVEYMHSRGFLHRDIKPDNFLMGLGRKANQVYIIDYGLAKKYRDLQTHKHIPYRENKNLTGTARYASVNTHLGVEQSRRDDLESLGYVLMYFLRGSLPWQGLKAGTKKQKYDKISEKKMLTPIEVLCKSYPSEFISYFHYCRSLRFDDKPDYSYLKRLFRDLFIREGYQFDYVFDWTILKYPQIGSSSRGRQPTGRLPVNPGPSAERAEKIPVRQEIKDRFSGAVEAFTRRNVSGTGLQGDHLRHHRSSEDVPSSKDVQADTERGRVTRTGSTSRRAAVMGSSRPSSSGEPTDNRTGRLGSSSGRISTTQRVQPGFESKSSSFTRATATRGGRDDALRSFELLTIGTGRRK from the exons ATGGATCATGTGGTGGGTGGCAAGTTTAAGCTAGGCCGAAAGATCGGTAGTGGATCTTTTGGGGAACTTTATTTAG GGGTCAATGTACAAACTGGAGAAGAAGTTGCTGTGAAGCTG GAATCAACTAAAACAAAGCACCCTCAACTTCATTATGAATCAAAGCTGTATATGCTTCTACAAGGAGGAA CTGGAATTCCACACCTCAAGTGGTTTGGCGTTGAAGGTGAATACAATGCCATGGTTATTGACCTTCTTGGGCCAAGTTTGGAAGACTTGTTTAACTATTGCAATAGGAGGTTCACTTTAAAGACAGTGTTAATGCTGGCAGATCAGTTG ATTAATAGGGTTGAATATATGCACTCGAGAGGATTTCTTCACCGTGACATTAAGCCCGACAACTTCTTAATGGGTTTAGGGCGTAAAGCAAATCAG GTATACATCATTGACTACGGTCTTGCCAAGAAGTACAGAGATCTTCAGACGCATAAGCATATACCATACAG GGAAAACAAAAACCTCACGGGAACTGCTCGTTATGCTAGCGTTAACACCCATCTTGGAGTTG AACAAAGCAGAAGAGACGATCTGGAGTCTCTCGGTTATGTGCTTATGTATTTCTTGAGAGGAAG TCTGCCGTGGCAAGGTTTGAAAGCTGGCACCAAAAAGCAGAAATATGATAAGATTAGTGAGAAGAAGATGCTTACACCTATAGAG GTGCTTTGCAAATCCTATCCCTCAGAATTCATATCATATTTCCATTACTGCCGATCACTACGGTTTGATGACAAGCCAGATTACTCATACCTGAAGAGGCTATTCCGAGACCTTTTTATTAGAGAAG GTTATCAATTTGACTATGTATTTGACTGGACTATCTTGAAGTATCCACAGATTGGCTCTAGTTCAAGAGGACGA CAACCTACTGGGAGATTACCTGTGAACCCAGGACCATCTGCTGAAAGAGCAGAAAAGATTCCTG TGAGGCAGGAAATTAAAGATAGGTTTTCTGGTGCTGTTGAGGCGTTTACTAGAAGGAACGTATCTGGAACTGGTTTGCAAGGGGACCATTTGAGACACCACAGATCTTCAGAAGATGTACCATCATCCAAGGATGTG CAAGCTGATACTGAAAGAGGCCGTGTAACTCGGACCGGTAGCACCTCGAGGAGGGCGGCTGTAATGGGAAGCAGCCGACCAAGCTCATCTGGTGAACCCACTGACAATCGCACTGGTCGTTTGGGTTCAAGTAGTGGCCGTATTTCCACTACCCAAAGAGTACAACCTGGATTTGAGTCCAAGTCATCATCTTTTACCCGCGCTACTGCAACAAGAGGCGGTAGGGATGATGCTCTTAGGAGCTTTGAGCTGCTAACTATTGGCACTGGAAGAAGGAAATGA
- the LOC104093941 gene encoding putative pentatricopeptide repeat-containing protein At3g23330 isoform X2, with the protein MDSSYENVIKTLLRNPSSIKTKSQAKQLHAQIVKTRGSRSVSLATIILGIYSDLNLLKESLQVFNTFCYVPTKAFKSVIKCYSCNGYFLDSLACFVEMRGFGKLPGQDVFPALIRACTHLKELRVSSHDCHVFDKIPQTRRFSSRRSNLVPVLYEETRNELIRSEKSNFDSLNGRRVEKDKRLDNVSKIFQMMPNKDVVSWNTVIGGNVQSGLYEEALDMLREMSNANLKPDCFTLSSILPVFARHVDVTKGKEIHGYANRHGFDKDEFIASSLIDMYATCTRVEDSYRVFDLLPQKDDVSWNTIIAGCVQNGTFDKGLRLFRQMLAANVKPVEVTFSAILPACAHLTTLHLGKQLHAYITRMGFDQNMYIASSLVDMYAKCGKIMTARWIFDRMEVHDSVSWTVITMGYALNGHAREAIILFENMERERIKPNAVAYLAILTACSHAGLVDEGWHYFTSMSKCGVSPDIEHYAAIADLLGRAGRLTEAYKFITDMPIKPTGGIWATLLSACRVHKNVELAEKVAKEMTTADPENMGPYLLLSNMYSAAGRWKDASKLRTNMKKKGMRKPPACSWIEVRNKVHGFVSGDTSHPYYDQIHEALRDLYERLKQEGYAPETSEALHDVDEEQKGDLLYTHSERLAIAFGIISTPAGTTIRITKNLRVCVDCHTAIKFISKIWGREIIVRDNSRFHHFKDGNCSCGDYW; encoded by the exons ATGGATTCTTCCTATGAAAATGTAATCAAAACCCTTTTAAGAAACCCATCATCCATAAAAACAAAGTCACAAGCTAAGCAACTCCATGCCCAAATAGTGAAAACAAGAGGGTCAAGGTCTGTTTCACTTGCCACTATAATTCTTGGCATTTACTCTGACCTTAACCTTTTAAAAGAATCTTTACAAGTTTTTAACACCTTTTGTTATGTACCCACAAAAGCTTTTAAATCTGTTATTAAGTGTTACTCTTGTAATGGCTATTTTCTTGATTCTTTAGCTTGTTTTGTTGAAATGAGAGGTTTTGGAAAGTTACCTGGCCAAGATGTGTTTCCTGCTCTAATAAGAGCTTGTACCCATTTGAAAGAATTGAGG GTTTCATCACATGATTGccatgtgtttgataaaattccccAGACACGTCGCTTTAGTAGTCGTAGAAGCAATTTAGTACCTGTTTTATATGAGGAAACAAGAAATGAGTTGATAAGAAGTGAAAAAAGCAATTTTGATTCTTTAAATGGGAGGAGAGTGGAAAAGGATAAAAGATTAGATAATGTGAGTAAGATTTTTCAAATGATGCCGAATAAAGATGTTGTTTCGTGGAATACTGTGATTGGTGGGAATGTACAAAGTGGGCTGTATGAGGAAGCTCTGGATATGTTAAGGGAGATGAGCAATGCCAATTTGAAGCCTGACTGTTTCACTCTGTCGAGCATCCTTCCTGTCTTTGCGAGGCACGTAGACGTTACAAAGGGAAAAGAGATTCACGGGTATGCGAATAGACATGGGTTTGACAAAGATGAGTTTATTGCCAGTAGTTTGATTGATATGTACGCGACTTGTACTAGGGTTGAGGATTCTTATAGGGTGTTCGATTTATTACCACAAAAGGATGATGTTTCATGGAACACAATAATAGCAGGATGTGTGCAGAATGGTACTTTCGACAAAGGGCTAAGATTGTTTAGGCAGATGTTAGCTGCTAATGTCAAGCCTGTGGAAGTTACTTTCTCAGCTATACTGCCGGCCTGTGCTCATTTGACCACACTACATCTCGGGAAACAGCTCCACGCATACATAACGAGAATGGGATTTGATCAAAACATGTATATAGCTAGCTCACTCGTGGACATGTATGCCAAATGCGGGAAGATAATGACTGCTAGATGGATTTTCGATAGGATGGAGGTACACGATTCAGTTTCATGGACAGTCATAACCATGGGCTATGCGTTGAATGGACATGCTCGCGAGGCCAttattctatttgaaaatatggAGCGTGAGAGGATAAAGCCCAATGCTGTGGCCTATCTAGCTATTTTAACAGCTTGCAGCCACGCCGGTTTGGTTGATGAAGGTTGGCATTATTTTACAAGTATGAGCAAATGTGGTGTTTCTCCTGACATCGAGCACTACGCTGCTATTGCAGACCTTCTTGGTCGTGCTGGAAGATTAACGGAAGCTTATAAGTTTATCACTGACATGCCTATTAAGCCCACCGGGGGTATTTGGGCTACGCTTTTATCAGCTTGCCGAGTTCACAAAAATGTTGAACTGGCTGAAAAGGTTGCCAAAGAAATGACTACAGCCGATCCCGAGAACATGGGACCTTATCTGCTCTTGTCAAATATGTATTCTGCAGCTGGGAGATGGAAAGATGCATCAAAATTAAGAACTAATATGAAGAAGAAAGGAATGAGGAAACCACCAGCCTGCAGCTGGATAGAAGTAAGAAACAAAGTGCATGGTTTTGTCTCGGGAGACACATCTCACCCATATTATGATCAGATACATGAAGCACTAAGAGATCTTTATGAACGTTTGAAACAAGAAGGTTACGCTCCTGAGACGAGTGAGGCACTACATGATGTTGATGAGGAGCAAAAGGGTGATTTGCTCTATACTCATAGTGAACGGCTTGCAATAGCATTCGGCATTATTAGTACGCCTGCTGGGACAACCATTCGCATAACCAAGAATCTCCGTGTATGTGTAGACTGTCACACAGCCATAAAATTCATATCCAAAATTTGGGGGAGAGAGATAATTGTGAGAGATAATAGTCGATTTCACCATTTCAAAGATGGGAATTGCTCATGTGGAGACTACTGGTGA